In a single window of the Pocillopora verrucosa isolate sample1 chromosome 4, ASM3666991v2, whole genome shotgun sequence genome:
- the LOC131795990 gene encoding solute carrier family 53 member 1 isoform X2, with protein sequence MKFTEHLGAHITPEWRSQYIRYEQLKDVLYGGLEKLPQKDENPDSVVQGHFSSFEEQWFRYCDEELEKINTFFAEKIAEAGRKYTALKNELHMAGSLKVGPSLSTLATSKKVTLAPEPSKKVKVKRKKKVNHLKFAFGEFYLSLVLLQNYQLFETTNGAEYRKEKVEVADFFVNKHVDELILNTEELYISELEDGNRSKAMNRLRVPPLAEELRHGNWVSFRVGFLAGLFLMLISVATVTAFFTDHSGEFDIAIRIYRGVFLFVLVTFLLAVNTWGWRQAGVNHVLIFELDPRDHLSYQHLLEVALLLGVLWAISLVVFMFSHKIGIESFSPNLVLVSFLFLFTINPFKICYYKARFWLLRVLFRIFTAPFQHVGFADFWLADQLNSLAVALLDFQFIICFYAHDWHVTNSEDMICDGTLYGIRPLVACLPAWFRFAQCLRRYRDTKHAFPHLVNAGKYSTSFFVVAFSTLAKSDSVRSDHFFMLWIIAAIISTCYTLTWDIKMDWGLLDKKSGENIFLREETVYRSKAFYYFAMVEDLIFRLLWTLTVSVGELEIFHSEILKLILSVCEVFRRFIWNFFRLENEHLNNCGQFRAVRDISVVPMETDDQAFLEQMMDDMDGLVPTKRTGQRRRKSSVMTKSIKKISSKTDGVVIKRDTEVIIENETVTSL encoded by the exons ATGAAGTTTACAGAGCATCTTGGTGCTCATATAACGCCGGAATGGCGAAGCCAATACATAAGATATGAG CAACTTAAGGATGTACTTTATGGTGGACTGGAAAAGCTGCCCCAGAAGGATG aaaatcCTGATTCAGTTGTACAGGgccatttttcatcatttgaaGAGCAGTGGTTTAGGTACTGTGATGAAGAActagaaaaaattaatacattcTTTGCAG AGAAGATTGCTGAAGCTGGTCGTAAGTACACAGCTCTCAAAAATGAACTTCATATGGCTGGCTCTCTTAAAGTAGGACCTAGCCTCAGCACCTTGGCAACATCAAAAAAAGTGACACTTGCACCTGAACCCAGCAAAAAGGTCAAggtcaaaagaaagaagaaggtCAATCATCTCAAGTTTGCCTTTGGGGAATTTTATCTTAGCTTAGTTCTTCTACAAAATTATCAG CTATTTGAAACTACTAATGGTGCTGAGTACAGGAAAGAAAAAGTGGAGGTGGCTGATTTCTTTGTTAATAAACATGTAGATGAGCTTATTCTAAACACTGAG GAATTATATATATCTGAACTTGAGGATGGAAACCGCTCTAAAGCCATGAACAGATTGAGAGTTCCTCCTTTGGCAGAGGAACTTAGG CATGGAAACTGGGTTTCATTTCGAGTAGGATTCTTAGCTGGTCTCTTCCTGATGCTTATTTCCGTTGCTACAGTTACGG CTTTCTTTACAGATCACAGTGGAGAGTTTGACATTGCCATACGTATTTACCGCGGAGTTTTCCTATTTGTGTTAGTCACTTTTCTTTTGGCCGTGAATACCTGGGGCTGGCGCCAAGCTGGTGTTAATCACGTGCTCATATTTGAACTTGACCCACGTGACCACCTCAGTTACCAACATCTGTTAGAG GTTGCGCTGTTGCTGGGTGTCCTGTGGGCCATCAGTCTTGTGGTGTTCATGTTTAGTCACAAGATAGGAATAGAATCCTTCTCTCCCAATTTGGTTCTAGTGTCGTTCCTATTCTTGTTCACGATCAATCCGTTCAAAATCTGCTATTACAAAGCACGCTTCTGGCTTCTTAGAGTTCTG TTTCGCATTTTTACTGCTCCTTTTCAACACGTGGGATTCGCCGATTTCTGGCTGGCAGATCAACTTAACAGTTTAGCTGTGGCACTTCTTGATTTCCAGTTCATTATTTGTTTCTACGCTCATGACTGGCACGTGACTAACT cGGAAGATATGATTTGTGATGGTACATTATATGGTATCCGTCCTCTCGTTGCCTGCCTACCTGCCTGGTTCCGTTTTGCTCAGTGCTTGAGGCGGTACAGGGACACCAAACACGCCTTTCCACATCTTGTTAACGCTGGCAAGTACTCCACATCATTCTTCGTGGTGGCGTTTTCTACGCTTG cCAAATCAGACTCTGTTCGGTCTGATCATTTTTTCATGCTCTGGATCATTGCTGCTATTATCAGCACGTGTTACACCCTGACCTGGGACATCAAGATGGACTGGGGCCTACTAGATAAAAAGTCCGgcgaaaatatatttcttagAGAGGAAACGGTTTATAGATCCAAG GCATTTTACTACTTCGCTATGGTGGAGGACTTGATTTTCCGGTTGTTATGGACGCTAACAGTCTCTGTAGGAGaactagaaatatttcattctgAGATTCTGAAGCTTATTTTATCAGTGTGCGAAGTATTTAG GCGTTTTATTTGGAATTTCTTCCGTCTCGAGAACGAGCACTTGAACAACTGCGGTCAGTTTCGCGCGGTGCGTGACATTTCTGTTGTTCCCATGGAAACTGATGACCAGGCGTTCCTAGAACAAATGATGGACGACATGGATGGACTGGTTCCAACCAAAAGAACTGGTCAGCGGAGAAGGAAATCTTCCGTAATGACGAAGTCAATTAAGAAAATATCCTCAAAGACTGATGGGGTTGTTATAAAAAGAGACACTGAAGTAATTATTGAGAATGAAACAGTGACGAGCCTTTGA
- the LOC131795990 gene encoding solute carrier family 53 member 1 isoform X1, with protein MKFTEHLGAHITPEWRSQYIRYEQLKDVLYGGLEKLPQKDENPDSVVQGHFSSFEEQWFRYCDEELEKINTFFAEKIAEAGRKYTALKNELHMAGSLKVGPSLSTLATSKKVTLAPEPSKKVKVKRKKKVNHLKFAFGEFYLSLVLLQNYQQLNFTGFRKILKKHDKLFETTNGAEYRKEKVEVADFFVNKHVDELILNTEELYISELEDGNRSKAMNRLRVPPLAEELRHGNWVSFRVGFLAGLFLMLISVATVTAFFTDHSGEFDIAIRIYRGVFLFVLVTFLLAVNTWGWRQAGVNHVLIFELDPRDHLSYQHLLEVALLLGVLWAISLVVFMFSHKIGIESFSPNLVLVSFLFLFTINPFKICYYKARFWLLRVLFRIFTAPFQHVGFADFWLADQLNSLAVALLDFQFIICFYAHDWHVTNSEDMICDGTLYGIRPLVACLPAWFRFAQCLRRYRDTKHAFPHLVNAGKYSTSFFVVAFSTLAKSDSVRSDHFFMLWIIAAIISTCYTLTWDIKMDWGLLDKKSGENIFLREETVYRSKAFYYFAMVEDLIFRLLWTLTVSVGELEIFHSEILKLILSVCEVFRRFIWNFFRLENEHLNNCGQFRAVRDISVVPMETDDQAFLEQMMDDMDGLVPTKRTGQRRRKSSVMTKSIKKISSKTDGVVIKRDTEVIIENETVTSL; from the exons ATGAAGTTTACAGAGCATCTTGGTGCTCATATAACGCCGGAATGGCGAAGCCAATACATAAGATATGAG CAACTTAAGGATGTACTTTATGGTGGACTGGAAAAGCTGCCCCAGAAGGATG aaaatcCTGATTCAGTTGTACAGGgccatttttcatcatttgaaGAGCAGTGGTTTAGGTACTGTGATGAAGAActagaaaaaattaatacattcTTTGCAG AGAAGATTGCTGAAGCTGGTCGTAAGTACACAGCTCTCAAAAATGAACTTCATATGGCTGGCTCTCTTAAAGTAGGACCTAGCCTCAGCACCTTGGCAACATCAAAAAAAGTGACACTTGCACCTGAACCCAGCAAAAAGGTCAAggtcaaaagaaagaagaaggtCAATCATCTCAAGTTTGCCTTTGGGGAATTTTATCTTAGCTTAGTTCTTCTACAAAATTATCAG CAACTTAATTTTACTGGATTTAGGAAAATTCTCAAGAAACATGATAAG CTATTTGAAACTACTAATGGTGCTGAGTACAGGAAAGAAAAAGTGGAGGTGGCTGATTTCTTTGTTAATAAACATGTAGATGAGCTTATTCTAAACACTGAG GAATTATATATATCTGAACTTGAGGATGGAAACCGCTCTAAAGCCATGAACAGATTGAGAGTTCCTCCTTTGGCAGAGGAACTTAGG CATGGAAACTGGGTTTCATTTCGAGTAGGATTCTTAGCTGGTCTCTTCCTGATGCTTATTTCCGTTGCTACAGTTACGG CTTTCTTTACAGATCACAGTGGAGAGTTTGACATTGCCATACGTATTTACCGCGGAGTTTTCCTATTTGTGTTAGTCACTTTTCTTTTGGCCGTGAATACCTGGGGCTGGCGCCAAGCTGGTGTTAATCACGTGCTCATATTTGAACTTGACCCACGTGACCACCTCAGTTACCAACATCTGTTAGAG GTTGCGCTGTTGCTGGGTGTCCTGTGGGCCATCAGTCTTGTGGTGTTCATGTTTAGTCACAAGATAGGAATAGAATCCTTCTCTCCCAATTTGGTTCTAGTGTCGTTCCTATTCTTGTTCACGATCAATCCGTTCAAAATCTGCTATTACAAAGCACGCTTCTGGCTTCTTAGAGTTCTG TTTCGCATTTTTACTGCTCCTTTTCAACACGTGGGATTCGCCGATTTCTGGCTGGCAGATCAACTTAACAGTTTAGCTGTGGCACTTCTTGATTTCCAGTTCATTATTTGTTTCTACGCTCATGACTGGCACGTGACTAACT cGGAAGATATGATTTGTGATGGTACATTATATGGTATCCGTCCTCTCGTTGCCTGCCTACCTGCCTGGTTCCGTTTTGCTCAGTGCTTGAGGCGGTACAGGGACACCAAACACGCCTTTCCACATCTTGTTAACGCTGGCAAGTACTCCACATCATTCTTCGTGGTGGCGTTTTCTACGCTTG cCAAATCAGACTCTGTTCGGTCTGATCATTTTTTCATGCTCTGGATCATTGCTGCTATTATCAGCACGTGTTACACCCTGACCTGGGACATCAAGATGGACTGGGGCCTACTAGATAAAAAGTCCGgcgaaaatatatttcttagAGAGGAAACGGTTTATAGATCCAAG GCATTTTACTACTTCGCTATGGTGGAGGACTTGATTTTCCGGTTGTTATGGACGCTAACAGTCTCTGTAGGAGaactagaaatatttcattctgAGATTCTGAAGCTTATTTTATCAGTGTGCGAAGTATTTAG GCGTTTTATTTGGAATTTCTTCCGTCTCGAGAACGAGCACTTGAACAACTGCGGTCAGTTTCGCGCGGTGCGTGACATTTCTGTTGTTCCCATGGAAACTGATGACCAGGCGTTCCTAGAACAAATGATGGACGACATGGATGGACTGGTTCCAACCAAAAGAACTGGTCAGCGGAGAAGGAAATCTTCCGTAATGACGAAGTCAATTAAGAAAATATCCTCAAAGACTGATGGGGTTGTTATAAAAAGAGACACTGAAGTAATTATTGAGAATGAAACAGTGACGAGCCTTTGA
- the LOC131796055 gene encoding uncharacterized protein, which translates to MSSTASPDSGEDLVELTPVFRDGKDIQRKSPKVYDSELCMLALPPGEHQLLTRVTQYLFTCGIIPVVVKSPTEALIHSRHSKFVVIVLPDSDPTLIRKVRSADGINCQTPVIVISVADILPESTLHMLGRNEIQEAIHRTSDPEKFETDLITALSHFIRQTHRTVDQGLSLLPMPVPVCWSTAPLQYTSALAHPFEHPEGTGLTTGLVNYAPRKPILTQIQDLSEKRFVDQVQESRNLLVSGQTVTQVMNQGLATPKAPPSMGLGTQENSEAVLPGIETLLNAIQVVEGESPATDNEAPCFTKITALNAPDSVKSSRVRRRGTRRSSTESRPSAKTTKSDTEAEESLNDSKSPLPACLAGKKPYFLSLDTYREALADDPNANPVDRHNSKERHRRIRITKAAEFFKAVIPGMEPNMDKATAFHLTVQYMVFLRNALRQQDPTVIPKLHETFKQEWCKVFNMNAPPDAN; encoded by the exons ATGTCGTCGACTGCTTCTCCTGACTCAGGAGAAGACCTGGTCGAGCTGACTCCAGTTTTTCGTGATGGGAAAGATATACAGAGGAAATCTCCAAAG GTGTATGATTCAGAGCTCTGCATGTTAGCCTTACCTCCAGGAGAGCATCAGCTACTGACGAGAGTAACTCAATATCTCTTCACTTGTGGAATCATTCCTGTTGTAGTCAAAAGCCCTACTGAGGCTCTTATACATAGCAGGCACTCCAAGTTTGTAGTGATAGTTTTGCCGGACAGTGATCCTACCCTGATCAGAAAAGTTAG GTCAGCTGATGGCATCAACTGTCAAACACCAGTGATTGTCATTTCAGTGGCTGATATTTTACCAG aaaGTACTTTGCACATGTTGGGCAGAAATGAGATCCAAGAAGCAATCCATAGAACATCAGATCCTGAAAAGTTTGAAACTGATTTGATAACAGCCTTAAGTCATTTCATTAGGCAGACTCACCGTACTG TGGACCAGGGACTGTCATTGTTACCCATGCCAGTCCCAGTCTGTTGGAGTACTGCACCTTTGCAGTATACCTCAGCTCTTGCACACCCATTTGAACATCCAGAGGGAACAGGTTTGACGACTGGTTTAGTAAATTATGCACCAAGAAAGCCAATTCTTACTCAAATTCAAGATCTCAGTGAAAAAAGGTTCGTAGACCAAGTTCAGGAATCTAGGAACCTATTGGTAAGTGGCCAGACTGTGACTCAAGTCATGAACCAAGGACTGGCTACTCCTAAAGCCCCTCCTTCTATGGGACTTGGTACTCAAGAAAATTCAGAAGCAGTGTTACCTGGTATTGAGACACTTTTGAATGCCATTCAAGTGGTGGAAGGTGAATCTCCAGCCACCGATAATGAAGCTCCTTGTTTCACAAAGATCACAGCTCTTAATGCTCCTGACTCTGTTAAATCAAG TCGAGTACGTCGCAGGGGGACTCGTCGATCTTCAACAGAGTCTCGCCCAAGTGCAAAAACAACTAAATCGGATACTGAAGCAGAAGAATCGCTTAACGACAGCAAGAGTCCGTTACCAGCCTGTTTGGCCGGGAAGAAACCTTATTTCCTGTCACTCGATACCTACAGAGAGGCCTTGGCTGATGACCCGAACGCAAATCCTGTGGACAGGCACAATTCTAAAGAAAGGCACAGAAG AATACGAATCACTAAAGCCGCAGAATTCTTCAAAGCAGTCATACCAGGCATGGAACCAAACATGGACAAGGCCACAGCTTTCCACCTTACAGTCCAGTATATGGTTTTCCTACGGAATGCACTTAGACAGCAGGATCCAACAGTCATTCCCAAACTTCACGAG ACGTTTAAACAGGAATGGTGTAAGGTGTTCAACATGAATGCCCCTCCCGATGCTAATTAA